The nucleotide window AACTTTAATATACATTAACCCATCTATTGCGTTGTTAAACTTAGGATCAACATTAAACGCTACCAAACGAGCATTTTGCTTCACATATTTCTTTATCAAAACAGGAATTCTAAGTGCACCTGGTTCAATTTCATCTATAATTTTATCAAATTTTTGCATATCTGCTTCAGTTGCATCAAATACAAAATCTTTATCAGCATCTTTTAACTTAACCTTAAATTCTTTTTTGGGGTGAATATATTGAGCCACATAAGGATCGTAGTAATGCGACTTCATAAATTCAATCATTAAAGATTTAGAGAATTCAGAAAATTGATTACTAATACTAACTCCACCCATTAAGTATTTATACTTAGGATAACGTAAAGTTACATGCACAATTCCTTTCCATAATAAAAACAAAGGCATTGGTTTTTGTTGGTATTTTTTTGAAATAAATGCTCTACCTAATTCAATAGTACTTTGCATCATAGAATGAAGCTCTGGTTCAATTCTAAACAATGTTTGAATATAAAAACCATTAATCCCATATTTTTTAAAAATATCTTTACCTAACCCCATTCTGTAGGCACCTACAAGTTCATTTTTTTCACTATCCCATAAGAAAAGGTGATAATAATACCTATCAAACTTATCTAAATCAATCGGTTTGTTCGTTCCTTCTCCTACATCTCTAAAAGTAATTTCTCTTAATCTTCCAACCTCATGTAAAATATTAGGTATTTCTTTAGCATTTGCAAAAAATACTTCATAATTTTTACTCGAAAGTAATCGTTTACCTTCACCTCTTAACTTATCAACTTCTTTTACAAATAAATCAGAAGATCTTTGAGATGTTATTTTTTTTGCTTTTTTAGGTATTTTTAAATTTTGTGTTGACAGTATTTTTTGCGGAGCCTTTTCAAAAGGGTTAGCAAGCATATAGGTTTTTTTCCTTATAAACTCATAAAAGGAAGGTGTATCCTTATATTGTTCTTGGTCTTTTACAGAAATAGGCTTTCCTATACGTACTTTTATAACTCTATTTTTTTGTGAAATCACCTCTGAAGGAAGCTTTGCACTTCGTAAAGTTCCACTAATTTTAGATAGAATGTAAAAGAATCTACTATTTTTGGCATGAAAATAAATAGGAATCACAGGAACTTTTGCCTTTTTTATTAAACGTACAGCTCCATCTTCCCATGGTTTATCAACCATTAATTTACCATCTTTATATGTAGAAACCTCTCCTGCAGGAAAAATCCCTAAAGGTTTCCCTTCTTTTAAATGAAGTAACGCACTTTTTATACCAGCTACACTTGACTTAGCATCCTTATGATTTTCAAAAGGATTTACTGGCATTACATACGGTTTTAATGGCTCAATTCTGTGTAAT belongs to Tenacibaculum sp. MAR_2010_89 and includes:
- a CDS encoding GNAT family N-acyltransferase: MGLVTSKEIAKIVGVEKLGVVGTFIGWLLIRILRISAINKIYNNNKDKSDLSFLNGVLDDCKIEFEIPEEDLKRIPKDGSFITISNHPLGGIDGVLLLKLLIEKRADYKIIANFLLHRIEPLKPYVMPVNPFENHKDAKSSVAGIKSALLHLKEGKPLGIFPAGEVSTYKDGKLMVDKPWEDGAVRLIKKAKVPVIPIYFHAKNSRFFYILSKISGTLRSAKLPSEVISQKNRVIKVRIGKPISVKDQEQYKDTPSFYEFIRKKTYMLANPFEKAPQKILSTQNLKIPKKAKKITSQRSSDLFVKEVDKLRGEGKRLLSSKNYEVFFANAKEIPNILHEVGRLREITFRDVGEGTNKPIDLDKFDRYYYHLFLWDSEKNELVGAYRMGLGKDIFKKYGINGFYIQTLFRIEPELHSMMQSTIELGRAFISKKYQQKPMPLFLLWKGIVHVTLRYPKYKYLMGGVSISNQFSEFSKSLMIEFMKSHYYDPYVAQYIHPKKEFKVKLKDADKDFVFDATEADMQKFDKIIDEIEPGALRIPVLIKKYVKQNARLVAFNVDPKFNNAIDGLMYIKVADIPDSTVKPVMEEFQAELERRATENANKIV